aactacctcgcaatgtaatcaactattatgaatcgtttataatcggtatgaacgggtcgttAAAAACATGTTTCCTATTAACAGAAAGATCAGTATTAACCCATGTGTTATTCTTATTTAAAGCCTTCATTTTTAAATTCATTGATTCAATCAAGTATGAATCTTTAGAAGCTTCTCACCCTATAAGTTGTCGCCATCTCGCTTGGGTCCCTCACATCGCCACACAACCAACAAATAAATGACTCCATATTCATACAAACCCATATCCTACAATCCCCAGGAGGCTCATCTACTGCGACAAATCAATTGGATAGTTGGCCATAAACTTAGTGGTGTCTTTTTGGTCGTAATAGTCCATTAGAAAAATAATATACATACTGTAATTTGGTTACATATTTGTTTAGTCTATAATCTACATGAAAAAATTGATTTTTATTAAAGGTATTTGTGTTTGATAGGTTGCTTAAATTAGGTTATGATGTCTTGATGAAAAAGATGAATTTGCGTCATGGTCCCTCGTGTTTAATGAAAAAGATGaagagtaaaaagacgaatttacTTTCACATGCAATGCATATGTCAAAAGTTAACAGAATTTTTTAACGAAAGTTTGACAAATGGACGACGGGAGAACTATTTTTAAAATACACGAATAAGTACGTAAAAAAAAACCACAAATCAGCTAAAACTAAAAAACCAACTTAGGTAAAGCAATAGATAAGCCTAATGTTTTTCTAGTTGAAACGAAAACCTATAAAATTGTAACCGATTTACTCAGTTCCCTCCCTCTCGAACCATTTCACCAAATCCGGCGACCTCAAAGATAAAAATCGACTCCCATCGGAAAATTGTAACAAACAAAGGTAACTTTCATATCAACCCTAATTTTAATCAACGTTAATGCTTTTCTTAATTAAAAGTATTGCATGTTTACCAATCACCATTAGTGTGTTTTCTAGGCTTCTTATTTCAATTCAATTAATTCAATTTAGGAATGGATGAACAGTTTGTACTAAGAGTTCCCCCTTCTGTCGCCCAGCGTATCGAACGTCTTTTAAACGAAACCGATGATTCGTTATCCTCTGATGACAAATCACTAGATCTATCATTCTCTGGTAAGATTGCATTACATTTATACATCTATATCAGGTGCTAATTCTTGAAGACAATAAATTAGGGCTAATTACACCAGAATGTATATAACTTTACCGTTTTTGCTATCCACTGATATTTACTATTAATTAAACTGGCGGGAACATAAATTTTTTCACGGGaggcgaattttttttttaaagcgtaGCAACTTTTTTTGGAAAACTGTGGAGGcttttgagcaaaatatgaagaCTTTGGGGGCAAAGTATGGAGATTTTTTGGGCAAGAAAAAAATTCCACCGGGGCAAAATGAAAAAACCCAAATTTTTtgcactaaaaataaaaatccacTGGGGGCAGGTGCCCCCTACCTGTTTTCGCCACTGGTCGTTTGTTTTAGATGATTACATAATTGGTCTATTTTCATATTGTTTGTATATCTTAGCTCTGCATTTATGTTATTCGATTTGTATACTGCAGAGGATGGGAGGAGTGGGACATTTAGTATTGGTAATGACAGTTTTTCAGCATCTCTATTGGACCTTCCGACTATTTTGGAGTCTTATAAAACTTATGATGATAACGTTCTGATTAAAACTACAGATGTTGGCCAAGTAAGAATCGTTTTTTGTTTTTTAATTGATGTTTTCATATGAAAAGTATTGCTTTATTTGTTATTCGCTTGATGACTGTAATAATGTGAttgatgtataatgtaataggtgatTATGGTCAGAGAAGAGGGTGATGTGGGTCCAGACGTGGTGGAGTATCGCCATGGCCTTACACCTCCAATGAAAGATGCTCGAAGGAGAAGATTTCGCAGGGAGCCTGATTTAAATGTATGattgttattttatttttgtaCTTTAAGGTTCAGTTCAATATATACTGATGTTGGTATTTATTTTTATTGCAGCCTGAACTTGTGCAGCGAGTTGAGAAAGATTTGATGTATATCATGAATGGTGGAAATGCTGAAAATCTTGATATCCTTTTGTAGTGTCCGATTGAATAACTTTTAATCAGAGTATATTTAGTTTATAATAGGGTAGATGTCAACAAAAGGTATCCAGTTTTATCAAATTGCTCATTTCAGATACTCAActttttattatcatttattagtATCAATTTACGGCATTGAAAGTGTTTTTACCATCGAAAAGGGTTATTTTTCTATCAATTTTAAATTTGAAGGTACTTAGAGCTTTTTAATACTTCAAAAAGCAGAACAATGTAGTCTCTTCAATGTCCGAAAGCATTTTTTATGCTTCTGTGATGCTTTACTTGATAAAATTTTTGGTGGTAAAGAAAACATATATATTATGAGCATTttgataaaagaaaaagaaaataaaaaaggtTGGGTATCCATATGAGCTATTTGATAAAAAGTTGGATACCTTTTTGTTTTTTCTGTTGATAATATGTGCAGTGGTGAGATGCTTTCGGTATTATTTTGCTACACAAATTGTTAAATGTGATATATTTCGCTTTTGAACGAGGATGATGAACTATATATCTAAGAACGCAATGAATACTTGACAATTGACATTGTTTTCTTTTGACAATGCTTAAAGCTTTTTGGTTTGTTGTAATACAACAAAACTTTCTGTAGTCAAAAAAATTAGTTTCTCCGTTTTCTGCTCTGCTTTTATTGTCATCGTGTGCTACTCTGTTTTTTACTCAAGTTGTTTGAGAAAGATCATTGCTTAAAGAGTTGGTGGATTAGGATTTGAAGGTTATCATCTAGATACTGCGACTTGTTGTCACAATGTTCAGTGTCTAACGATTTGATAAACATTTTTCACTTATCGAGGTGTATCCCCTACAAACGTTTTTACACATCCAAACATTCTACAACTGTTTCACACGTCAACAAGTGACACGTCTTTAATTGAGAAAGAATATGTGGATAGGAATGTCTATTACTTTCATTTGCAAGATGTTAACTTCATGATTTCAGATACATCTTAAAGTAAATAACGCTCTCATATCGTATAACACGTTCCTATTGAACTTCATTAGTTGTTAATATCAGTGTTGCAGAATTCGGAATTACTCGGCGAGTTGGTTTttgcaactcggggagtactcgatAATCGGTCAAAACTTGGTCAAAACTCAGGTTTACTCAGAAAATCATTCAAAACTCGGTTATAATGGGTCAAAACTCGGTTTAAATGGGTCAAAACTCGGTTGAATGGGTCAAAACTTGGTCAAAATTGGTAATAGTTAAACTTGGTCAAGTCCCCGAGTTGCCGAGTACTTCCTAAAAAGTCCccgccgagtactccccgagtagcgatttttgcaaccttggttaATATAATATCTGGTTATGCTTACATTATATCTTGATTGTTTAATTACCATAAACTATTTGAATCCTTGACATGAGGGTTTACATATAGATATGACTGAGCAAGATGAAGTTGGTGATGGAAGCTCTCGTTACGCTGTCAAGGAAGCACCACCAGATCCTGCAACAAATCCTAACATGTCAACTGCCGGAGCAAATGCTCGGGAGCCCGATAGAAGTGATTCTGACGAGTCTGAATATTCAATTTAATATCGGCATTTATACAATTCAAGCTGGTATGATCATTTTTTTTATCCGCCAATTTGCTGGCAAATTTTTCACAAAGTTTTTGGCATCTCATTATTGATGAGAACTTCATTCACTTCTTTTATACAGTGATTATATTTACATGTCATTTGGATTCTGAATTATCAAAATTTTCGTTGACAGACTCTCTATGTATTTTTACTGATACTACTGATACTCATGGGTCCATATATCCTTCTTTTGGCTGTAGTGAAATCACTGTACGAATAAAATACAAAATTGGCCTGATTTCGAGAGGTATCTCTATATTGAAAAATGACCAATTTCTTAGAGGTCTATTTAAGTTTACATCAGCTATCTTGTGGAGCAGGGGTGTTGAATAGATTAAAGCTGTATCTGTATCATGAAACGTGCCTATAACTTATACAAATATAAGTATATAGATATAATGCATATCAAAACTAGGCTTTTTTGGAATGGCTTTAGCAAATTAATATCAAGCATATGTTACAAACAGAAAACTTAGGAACAAGGTGTAGATCTACAATTCGTATATTGGGTTGGCCTACACTTGATATCCATGTTGGACAACAGATAATGTATTAGGGTTGGGCTACATTTGGATACCATTTTGCTTATACGGCCTTTGATGGTTTGAGCACCGTATATATTTTGTAGGGGTGTTTATATTTGGTTTCAAACTGATTAACTCGAATACCGAAccgaaaaaaccaaaccgaatttgaactTGGTTTTCGGTTTGGTTTCAAATTTGAATTCAGTTCGGTCCCCGGTTTTACTTTTTAGAATTTGGTTCAACTTAACTAATTATATATTAAAGTATCAATTATATACAGATGAAAAAGCGATTTAATAATTAAAAATCGAATTTAAATTCGATTTGTTATGATTATTTTGGTAAATATTACTGTAtatatttttttgggttttttggtTATAATCGAAACCCAACCCAATCCGAATTTGTTTTTTGGTTCAGTTTCTGTTTTGAAAGTGAATTCGGTTCCAGTTCCATTTTTCGGTTTTCCCTCTAATATTTTCAAAACTGAACAAACCGAACCGAGGAAACCGAAAACCGAACTGATGCACACCCTAAATTATTTTAGACCGACCAATCGACCTTTGTATCACACTTTTTGACATTGAGGCACGCTCCGATTATCATTTTTTTTAGATTCATTATTATTCTCTGTTCTGTTGCATGGCCGGTTTGAATGACCGTGACCTGCTTGTAGTATCTTGATGTGTATGATCCTATAGAACATATGTGCTAGACGAGGTTGTAGTGTAGACGAATACTTGCTGCAGTTGCATTGTATTGGGGGTTAGAACAGCTTCTGGTTGAATGAAGATGACAGCCTAACATTAGGTATTGCCTATAGGTGTTTACTACTTCACCATACATACATGTCTTAAATAATGTTCTAACCAATAGATCCGATGTACTGTTGTATTATCATGTTTTTTTTTTCTAACCCCATGTGGTATACAATGAACTACTTTTGACTAGATTTGTTTATACAGGATCTGTTCTAAACTGCCCATTCACGCACATACTCATATACCAACCACTCTAATATAATCTTGTATGATTTTTTAGTCCAGACGCATATTGATTTTCCTTATATTGACACGTCATCGTAACTGTGCCATGTTAGCAGTCTACAAATAAAAAAAGGTAGTAAGAAATATACACCAACTACGGTTGAAAGTTTAATAATatacaataaaataaaatatttgagGTGAAATCTCATAAATTTTTTTTAGACAATGAACCCTTTTAAGACACTTTGAACTTGGAGTGGATTAACCCACAATCGGCGGGCCATGGGGTCACAAGGATCTGATCCTCAAACACATTAGTGTTTGAATTAGGAGATAAGTTAATTAAAGGTGTCTGAAAGCATACGAAATAGCGTAGTTTCATGTGTGTATTTCTGCATAAAGGGTAGAGTATTTTATATGTGCATGCAGTACGCTTAGAGCCAAAGTTGCACAAAAATAATCAAAAGAGTGATTTGTGATTCACATGATAAAAGTATATGCCACCATGGCATACGCGGTATGCGTGACTGTGACCTTTTAGCCTATACTCCAAAAACAATAGTCAATGCAAGCCTGCATGTCAAGGCTGGAAGGGTGTTTTTTTGCTCCCCCACCACCGTATGCAAGATGTACAACTTTTATTGCACAATGTACTGTTTGCATTGTAGTCAATCGTGTTTACATTATTTAAGCTATATTGGTATATTTTTTAAAGATATATATGGGTGGACTGTGTGGAAATTCGTCATCTTGTTGAATTGAATATTGAAAAGTTGTTTTGCAATTTGGTGCATTGGGTTTGGTTGAGTCTTGACTATGCATTTTTCTATTCCCTGGAGTTGacttttgtttgtttttttttttttttaaaagcaaaaatTTTATATCACTAAAATAAATCAATTACAGACACGACAACCCAAATAAAACGGAAGGGTTGTGAAAGAAGACACGGAAGCAATGGTTGCAAAGGCAGCAAaccaactaaagttacaaactaacTAAAGTTACAATCTATTCAATTAAGAGATCCTCAAGTATACGCTTGGATCGTTTAACCATGACGACCACTCGATCTTCTTCTTTTTTAAACGCAGTGAGATCCACTCGTATGATTTAATTTGGACCTCATTGAATGCCACCGAGATGTTCCAACACTTCCCACGAAACACTTTGTTGTTCCTATTCTTCCATATCAAATATGCGCAAACCCACTCGACCGCTTGCCAAATCTTTTTACCCAAACCCGAGGATGGAACCAATGTGTTGCCACGAAGAATCTCGGACATGCTAAGATTAGAAACATGACCGAGACCCCACCATGAATACACTTGACTCCAAAGATCAAAAGCATGCTTACAAAACACCAACGTATGTTCAATCGATTCAATGTCATCATCACACAACGGGCATCTAATACTATTCAAATCAATTCCCTTTTTGTCTAGCTCGTTCAATGTCGGGAGGCGTCTTTTGAGCGACCTCCAAACAAAAACCTCAAGCTTCTTAGGGACTAAGTTGTTACGTAAAGTTTCCATAGTACTAGAATTACCCGACCCGACTTGATTGTCAATAATATTGCAAAGATCCTTGACCGTAaaggcaccatgggtcaaaatattACGTAAAGTACCTAAGTGGgtgatgcataaaccttgtattggaaagtgtcttaggacctaacttggataatgattagggttttagggatgttaacccaaatattagggttagggttgcaaatgggtcaaaattgcaccatgagtcaagataaccctagaatggagttttagtgggttgaccaacttgagtttgtgattgatattatgtataatgtaataggtacgttacattgaaggttctcggacttgattatctttcaccgaaggcgtaaggtgagtggaataattatatgtgtaggtatataatgtatctatttgttgtagcgtgagatgtgaagtgtcgaggtgctaagacaccacgtttcacgtgatgagtgaagcatcgaggtgttaagatgccactctgggtgaagcatcgaggtgttaagatgccacctaggggtgtagtgtcgaagtgttaagacaccactccgtaaaataatgagtgaagcatcgaggtgttaagattccattcggggtgaagtgccgaggtgttaaggtgccaccctaggggttagtgatacgaggtgttaagtaccctaacagatgttatgaacaccgatggcgttttcgcgagttaTATCATTCGAGttatgtaggactttgggtcggatcgagttttggttagtgcataggtttatgtgaactaatcatgcgctattgttttgtgtggtatttgaaatcgtcaagcgagatagacgtggtactagtgagttaatgcgatgtgctcgcgtaacaatgattagctaccattgttacgggttcaaattgtgtcaaacaagcgatgtacgacgattgttgagcaagatggggtagtgtggtgtatatgtatatacatatgggttaagtcctttcgttttgttgcttaatttacttcgttttatagaatgaagatgagaaatggacacgacaccaatgacggaggtacgagtgaggacgttgaactcacggccaaggttgaggccatctttaaaaggctaaagagggattttctggacgacgttcgaaaggtcttccaagagtcggtcgatggacaagtgaccgaaatgatcaatgatcgaatgaaatccgcaatagaggaggctttagaggctagaaacatttatcctcgaggcgaagggggtgaaggtaatggtgggggtggaaggcgggacttccactacaaaaatttcaaggatactcaacctccgatgtttaatggggtgtgagatccgttgaaaagcacgtgttggatttccgatatcgagggggctttccgtaccgcggagtgtcctcccgaaaggaaggcgaggtatggttctagtatgttgagggaagaagtcaagttgtggtgggacgacaaaatcaacttatatggtgaagagcaatgcatgaacttgacatgggaggagtttaagaaggaattcttcaaagaataccgaacttcttccgatcttgatagaatccgggacgagttgcaccatttgcaacaaggttcaatggacttggtcacactcaagtctacctttttggcaaaaactcgtttttgtccggaatatgtgggtgacgatcacaagctaatgaaagatttctactgtACTtggaatgatgagttcaagggcaagattagtcgaggtatggctaagtcttttgatgagttatttgaattggcccggggttttgagccggatgttccaagaaaatgcgatttcacgtttttcaaaagaaagtttgaaggttctagtcattctaacttttcaaacaagaagaacaagaacaagaagggttccgagagtgttaatagcgtgaagaagggcgcttccgggggtttttcttatacgtgctacaattgtgggcaaccgggtcatatggctcgtgaatgtcctaaaCCATTTTTCGaaaacaaggtcacttgttttaattgcggaaaagaagggtataagaagccggagtgtcccgatttgcgaaacgataatgtgaagcgtttagagaaggcggcgggtacggctaggggtcgcaactatttgatgaccaatgatgaagccaaacaatcgaacgaagttgtctcaggtactttcatggttaattctaatccggcaaggattctcttcgatagtggtgcaaatttgtcgtttgtgtctccaaaatttgtgcctaaacttaataaaccattagctaagttaagtcgtccggtagaggtcgaaatagcggacggcaagacggtgctagtggttgacgtgtgtaagaattgtgatgttgtgtttggttccgaaaactataagattgatcttatcccgatgactttggttgatttcgatatcgttgttggtatggattggctcgatcataatagagccgatattgcatgccatg
The window above is part of the Rutidosis leptorrhynchoides isolate AG116_Rl617_1_P2 chromosome 1, CSIRO_AGI_Rlap_v1, whole genome shotgun sequence genome. Proteins encoded here:
- the LOC139868090 gene encoding transcription initiation factor TFIID subunit 7-like, with protein sequence MDEQFVLRVPPSVAQRIERLLNETDDSLSSDDKSLDLSFSEDGRSGTFSIGNDSFSASLLDLPTILESYKTYDDNVLIKTTDVGQVIMVREEGDVGPDVVEYRHGLTPPMKDARRRRFRREPDLNPELVQRVEKDLMYIMNGGNAENLDIDMTEQDEVGDGSSRYAVKEAPPDPATNPNMSTAGANAREPDRSDSDESEYSI
- the LOC139894272 gene encoding uncharacterized protein; translated protein: METLRNNLVPKKLEVFVWRSLKRRLPTLNELDKKGIDLNSIRCPLCDDDIESIEHTLVFCKHAFDLWSQVYSWWGLGHVSNLSMSEILRGNTLVPSSGLGKKIWQAVEWVCAYLIWKNRNNKVFRGKCWNISVAFNEVQIKSYEWISLRLKKKKIEWSSWLNDPSVYLRIS